From [Flavobacterium] thermophilum:
ACCGCTTTTGCAGCTTTTGCAGCTGCTTTTCAATGCTTCGGTATTTTTCCACGTCCCCCGGCGGCAGATGATAGCTTTGCTGGACGAACAGCGCTTCCGCCCCCGTCTCCTTCGCCGCGGCGGCGAGCTCCTCAAGCATGCCGCCAATGCGCGGCATTTCCGTTTGCACGTACTGATGGGCCAGCACTTCCTGCTCAAGCGAATCATACAGCGCCTCGATTTCTTCTTTCAGCCCGGCGAGCATCTGCTTCGCCTCTTCAATGCGCAGTTCGCCGATCATCGCCAAACAGTGCTGAATTTTTTCCTGCTTTTCCGCAAGCGCGCGCTCGATGTCCAAGTGGTCGAGAATGTACCCGCTTTGCTCCATTTCCCGATAGCCGTCGGCGAGCTCGGCAAGCTGGGCGGGAAGCGATGTTTGGCACTCGCCAAGCAGTGCCGGGATGTCCTCCATCATCGCGGCGAGGCGGTTCAGCTCCTGCTTGAGCGCCAGCACGACGTCGCGCGCTGCCAAATAGTTTCCGGCTTCTGTCAACTCGGCAAACAACTGAAATTGCTTTTCCGCCTCAGCCAACCGGACGTCCAGCAGATCGGCGGCCGCCCCGAACGTATACCGATAGGCGAGCAGCGTTTTTTTGGCTTCCCGGTGCGCGGTGCGCAGCTCTTCGATTTCGACCCGGCTTTGTTCCTCGCTGCCGATCAGCTCGTTGACTTCGCAAATGATTTGCTGAATTTCTTCCTCCACGCGCCGGAGTGCGTCCGCCGTTTGCCCGAGCAGCCGGCGCGCCTTTCGATACCGGTATTTGTCCAACAGCGTTTCGGCGTCAAACAGCTGCTCCTCGACGTTCGGCAGCTTGACGGCCACGATGTCATCCCACTGTTGGCGCCAGCGCTCAAACAACTGCTCCGTCTCCCCGGTCATGTTCAGCTGTTTCACCTTGGCAAGCTCATCCGGCACCGGTTCATTCATCAACCGGATTTTCCACTCTTCAAGCCCGTCGATTTCCCGGTACATCCGCTTTCGGCGCAGATGATTATATCCAATTGCTCCTGCCGCAAGGAGCAGAATAACCCACACGATTCCCATCCGCTAATGCCCCCTTGCACTCAAGCTACTTCGAAGTGAATGAAAATGGCGGAGAAGGCAAACATATATATTTTTCAATGTTTTTATGATACCATGTTATCGACATTTTTTGACCAAAATTTTTATTTTTTTTACAAGAATCTTCAATTGGTTTGCTGTGATACAATGATGGAAGGAAAGGGGGAACCCGCTTTGCGCGACGGCCACATTCACACACCGTTTTGCCCGCACGGGAGCCGCGATCCGCTCGAGCAGTATGTCGAACGGGCCATCGCCCTCGGCTATACCGATATTTCCTTCACCGAACATGCGCCGCTGCCGGAACGGTTTCTTGACCCGACGCCGGAGCAGGACAGCGCCATGGCGCGCGGTGCATTGGAGCGGTATTTGGCGGCCATCGCTGATGTCAAAGCGCGCTACCGCCATGACATTACGATCCGCGTCGGGCTTGAGGTCGACTTTATCCCCGGCTTTGAGGATGAGACCGCCAAACTGCTCGATGAAGTCGGCCCGCTCCTTGACGACAGCATTTTATCGGTTCATTTTTTGGCGCACAACGGCCAATACGTATGCCTCGATTACAGCGCCGACATGTTTGCCGGCATCGTCCGCCTGTTCGGCTCGGTCGAGCGCGTGCACGCCGCCTATTACGAAACGGTGCGCCAGTCCATCCGCGCCGACCTTGGCCGCTATAAGCCGCGGCGCATCGGCCATATGACGCTTGTGCGCAAGTTTTGGCGCCGCTTTCCGTGCCGGGAGCCGATGACGGAGCGCATGTTGGCCATTCTTGACGACATCGAGCAGTTCGGCTATGAAATCGACTACAACGGCGCCGGCGCTGCCAAACCGCTCTGCCGTGAGCCGTACCCGCCCAACCACCTGATCGCTGAGGCGCATCGGCGCGGCATTCCGATCGTGTACGGTTCAGACGCCCACCGCGCCGCCGACTTGCATCAAGGACGGGGCGTCATGGACGGCGAGGCGCTTTCCGTTGGCAGCCGTCGGACGTCATCTTAAAATGAGCGAAAACAAATTCAAGGAGGCATGTTCCGATGTTTCACCCGATCGCTTACAGCGGCACACGCGAAGAAAATTACGCGCTCGTCATCGAGCAGCTGAAGGCGCTCATCGCCGGAGAGCCGAACATGATCGCCAACTTGGCGAACGCCGCTGCTTTGCTCAATCAGTTTCTCACCGACATCAACTGGGTCGGCTTTTATCTCGCCGATGGCGACGAGCTTGTGCTCGGCCCGTTCCAAGGCTTGCCGGCGTGCGTCCGCATTCCGTTTGGCAAGGGGGTGTGCGGCACGGCAGCCGCCGAACGGCGGACGGTCGTCGTCCCGGATGTGCACGAATTTCCAGGCCATATCGCCTGCGACGCCGCCTCCCAGTCGGAAATCGTCGTTCCGCTCATCAAAGACGGCCGCGTCATCGGCGTGCTTGATATTGACAGCCCGGTGAAAAACCGCTTTGACGACGTGGACCGCCGCTATTTGGAGCAATTCGCTGGCGTGCTCGCTTCATCATAAAGCAGCCCTGCCGCACAAAGAAGGAATCCGCTTGGTCGGATTCCTTTTTTTATACTTTGTGCGGCTGGGAATGGTCATGGACGAAAATGCAGTTTTTTCCTGTTTCCTTCGCCATATAAAGCGCGGCATCCGCCTGCTTGAACAGCTGTTCTGCGTCTTTAGAGCCATGAGGGCTCCACGATGAAATGCCGCAGGAGACCGTGACCGGCGGCACTGTATGCCTTCTGACCTTTTCGACGATGCGGCGGGCGACCGAAACGGCGTCAGCGAGCGCCACGTTCGGCAAATACACGGCCAGTTCTTCCCCGCCCCAGCGCGCCGCCACGTCGTCGTCGCGAATATAGGCGCGCACCAGCTCGGCCACCTGGATGAGCACATCGTCGCCCGTTTGGTGGCCGTAAAGGTCGTTGATTTGCTTAAAATTGTCGATGTCGATCAAAATAAATGCCCCGCGCTCATCGCATTTCATCGAGGTTTGAATCGTCTCGTCCAAATAGCGGCGCGTATGCAGCTTTGTCAAATAATCGGTGACGACGAGCTTTTCAAGCTCTTCGCGCAAAATGGCGTTCGTAAACGCGAGAGTCGAGTGCTGAATGAGCGACTCGAGCAGTTTGAACATGTCAAACGTAAACCGGTACGGCTCGCGGGCGAGCACGATGCAGACGCCCTTCGCTTCGTTGTTTTGCTGCATCAGGGCCGCCATGACCGAGCGAAACGGCCCGGATACAGACGGGTGGACATCGCCGGCAAAGATAATGTCGTTTCCGCTCCGCCGCCGCTCTTCGACCCATTCAACATACCGGCCGGCCGCTGCGTCGGCAAAAAATGGCGTGCTTCCCGGCAAAAGCTCGCGGCGCCCGTCGGCGAACAGAAAAAACCCGACTTCCTCTGCGCCAAACGACCGGCGGATTTGCGCCACCATATATTCAATTCCTTCCTGCAGCCGCGGCCGCGCGTTCAGTTCGCGCATCGTGTCGTTAATGAGCTGCAAATCGCTGACAAGCCGGCGCGACTGCTCGTACAGCTTGGCGTTCTCAAGCGCGCTTCCCGCCGTCCCGGCGAGCAGCGAGATAAAATTCATTTCCCGCTTCGGAAACGGCGCCGCGTGCGGAGCAATAATCTGAATCACGCCATACACCGCCTGCACGCCTTTGATCGGGGCATAAAAGACGGACCGCCGCGGCGCCGCTGTCTCCTCGCACTGCACTTGTCCGGTCAAAAACGCCCGCAGCGCCGCTGTCTGCCCGCCGCCTTCATCAAGCACGAGCGGCTTGATCGGCAAATGGCCGCGCACATGGTTGTCGTGCGACAGCAGAAGATGGTAGGTGAATGATGGATAGACGTTTTGCAGCGTGCGGATGATTTCCTCGAGCACGTCGTCAATTTGCATGGAAGAGTGGATTTTGGCCGCAAAGCGGTGCAGCTGCTCATATCGCTTCTCCTCGCCCGTTCCCCGCGACAGCGCACCCAGCTTGCGAAGCAGCCGGCTTAAATCGGAACGGAGCGTCTGCAGCAGCGGCCCATCGATGCCGCTGTTTCGTCTGTATGAAAGCTCGACCAAAGCCGGCGCTTCATCGGAAAGCGGACAAAAGAGACGGGCGGCCATATATGGTCCGCCAACGCTTGTGACAACAATCTCTTCGGCTTGATCCGCCCCAATCCGCTCCGCCGGCGTTATGCCGGCGGCCGCCTCAAGATAAAAAGAGCCGCGCGATGTGTCAAACAAATACAGTGCGGCCCCTTGCAGCGCCAGCTCTTCTTTCAACAGCGCTAGCAGCCCGCCCGCCGCCGCCGAAAACGGCCCGTCATCCGGAAGCGCCAAAAACCAGCGGAAACATGCTTGTTTAAACGATTCATATCGTCTTGTTTCTTCCCGTTTCATCGCCTTTTCCACCTAAACCGGCATCCTCGTTTCGAGCGAACGGATGACAAAATTTTTTTAAAAATTCCATCTTTTATTATATCACACAAATAGGGGACAAGGGAAATAAAATGTTGACTTTCGTCTTAAAAAATCATATAATAGCCTTTGTGTAAAATATAGCAGCCTTTGTGCCCACCTTGATGGTTCATTTTGTTCCTCGGCCTGTCGAGGTGCATCGCGTAACTCTTAGCTGCGAGAGCGAGGATGCATGAAAACAAAATGGCCATGATTGTTGGCGCACATCTGCTTTTATTTTACGGGAATAAAAGCGTAAGGAGGAGCAACGAATGGCTCGTTATACGGGACCTACATGGAAAGTTTCCCGACGCCTTGGCATCTCGCTGAGCGGCACGGGGAAAGAATTGCAAAAACGTCCGTACCCGCCAGGCCAACACGGTCCGGGCCAACGGAGAAAATTGTCGGAGTATGGCTTGCAGCTGCAAGAAAAGCAAAAGCTGCGCCATATGTACGGCGTGAACGAACGCCAATTCCGCAAAACGTTTGAAGAAGCGGGCAAAATGCCGGGCAAACACGGCGAAAATTTCATGATTTTGCTAGAATCGCGCCTTGACAACCTCGTCTACCGTTTAGGGCTGGCCCGCACGCGCCGTCAAGCCCGCCAGCTTGTGACGCACGGCCACATTTTGGTCGACGGCAACCGCGTCAACATCCCGTCGTACCGCGTCAAACCGGGGCAAACGATCGCGGTCCGCGAAAAATCGCGCAACTTGCAAGTGATCAAAGAAGCGGTGGAAGCGAACAACTTCGTTCCGGATTACTTGTCGTTTGATCCGGAAAAACTGGAAGGCACGTATACACGCCTGCCAGAACGTTCCGAGCTGCCGGCGGAAATCAACGAAGCGCTCATCGTCGAGTTCTACTCGCGTTAAGGCGCAAAAAAGATCCGAAATGCCGATGCATTTCGGATCTTTTTCTTTTTAGGCGTAGCGGATCAAATGATATTTTTTCTTGCCGCGGCGGATGACGGTAAACCGCCCTTCGAGGCGGTGCTCGGCGGTCAGGACGGCGCCCGCGTCTTGGATGCGCTCCCCGTTCACATAAATGGCGCCGTTTTGAATATCTTCGCGCGCCTGGCGCTTCGATGGCGAAATGTTCGCGGCAACGAGCAGCTCGACAAGCGGAACGTCGCCGCCTTCATGGACATATGACGGCACATCTTTAAACCCTTGCTCGATTTCCGCGGCTGTCAAGCTGGCGATGTCGCCGCTAAAGAGCGCCTCGGAAATGCGGATCGCCTGCCTGAGCGCCTCTTCGCCGTGCACAAGCCTGGTCACTTCCTCGGCGAGCGCCCTTTGCGCCGCCCGCTTCTCCGGCGCCTCGCGCAGCTCTTGCTCGAGCGCACCGATTTCCTCTTTCGACAGGAATGTGAAGTATTTCAAGTAGCGGATGACATCGCGGTCATCGGTGTTGATCCAAAATTGGTAAAACTCATACGGAGACGTTTTTTCCGGATCGAGCCAAACCGCGCCGCTTTCCGTTTTTCCAAACTTCGTCCCATCGGCTTTCGTCACGAGCGGAACCGTCAAACCGAATGCTTTCGCCTCACCTTTCGTTCTGCGGATGAGCTCAAGCCCCGCCGTGATGTTGCCCCATTGGTCGCTGCCACCGATTTGTAGTCGGCAACCTTCCGTTTC
This genomic window contains:
- the ezrA gene encoding Septation ring formation regulator EzrA; its protein translation is MGIVWVILLLAAGAIGYNHLRRKRMYREIDGLEEWKIRLMNEPVPDELAKVKQLNMTGETEQLFERWRQQWDDIVAVKLPNVEEQLFDAETLLDKYRYRKARRLLGQTADALRRVEEEIQQIICEVNELIGSEEQSRVEIEELRTAHREAKKTLLAYRYTFGAAADLLDVRLAEAEKQFQLFAELTEAGNYLAARDVVLALKQELNRLAAMMEDIPALLGECQTSLPAQLAELADGYREMEQSGYILDHLDIERALAEKQEKIQHCLAMIGELRIEEAKQMLAGLKEEIEALYDSLEQEVLAHQYVQTEMPRIGGMLEELAAAAKETGAEALFVQQSYHLPPGDVEKYRSIEKQLQKLQKRFWLIHDRAAEAKTAYSLLREELEQLTSQIDMMKEEHEQFRRMLQTLRKDELIAREKLDDMRKMLSEAVRLVQKSRLPGLPESYSHELAEAKTSLQAVAARLEEKPLHMPAVDGALEEAKAAVERLHERTVEMIEQAALAERTIQYGNRYRRRYPEVHKGLEEAEFLFRHYDYEEALRQAVATVEKVEPGAFDRVRQLWQADNDQQS
- the hisK_2 gene encoding Histidinol-phosphatase, whose amino-acid sequence is MRDGHIHTPFCPHGSRDPLEQYVERAIALGYTDISFTEHAPLPERFLDPTPEQDSAMARGALERYLAAIADVKARYRHDITIRVGLEVDFIPGFEDETAKLLDEVGPLLDDSILSVHFLAHNGQYVCLDYSADMFAGIVRLFGSVERVHAAYYETVRQSIRADLGRYKPRRIGHMTLVRKFWRRFPCREPMTERMLAILDDIEQFGYEIDYNGAGAAKPLCREPYPPNHLIAEAHRRGIPIVYGSDAHRAADLHQGRGVMDGEALSVGSRRTSS
- the msrC gene encoding Free methionine-R-sulfoxide reductase, which codes for MFHPIAYSGTREENYALVIEQLKALIAGEPNMIANLANAAALLNQFLTDINWVGFYLADGDELVLGPFQGLPACVRIPFGKGVCGTAAAERRTVVVPDVHEFPGHIACDAASQSEIVVPLIKDGRVIGVLDIDSPVKNRFDDVDRRYLEQFAGVLASS
- the pleD_2 gene encoding Stalked cell differentiation-controlling protein; amino-acid sequence: MKREETRRYESFKQACFRWFLALPDDGPFSAAAGGLLALLKEELALQGAALYLFDTSRGSFYLEAAAGITPAERIGADQAEEIVVTSVGGPYMAARLFCPLSDEAPALVELSYRRNSGIDGPLLQTLRSDLSRLLRKLGALSRGTGEEKRYEQLHRFAAKIHSSMQIDDVLEEIIRTLQNVYPSFTYHLLLSHDNHVRGHLPIKPLVLDEGGGQTAALRAFLTGQVQCEETAAPRRSVFYAPIKGVQAVYGVIQIIAPHAAPFPKREMNFISLLAGTAGSALENAKLYEQSRRLVSDLQLINDTMRELNARPRLQEGIEYMVAQIRRSFGAEEVGFFLFADGRRELLPGSTPFFADAAAGRYVEWVEERRRSGNDIIFAGDVHPSVSGPFRSVMAALMQQNNEAKGVCIVLAREPYRFTFDMFKLLESLIQHSTLAFTNAILREELEKLVVTDYLTKLHTRRYLDETIQTSMKCDERGAFILIDIDNFKQINDLYGHQTGDDVLIQVAELVRAYIRDDDVAARWGGEELAVYLPNVALADAVSVARRIVEKVRRHTVPPVTVSCGISSWSPHGSKDAEQLFKQADAALYMAKETGKNCIFVHDHSQPHKV
- the rpsD gene encoding BS5 — translated: MARYTGPTWKVSRRLGISLSGTGKELQKRPYPPGQHGPGQRRKLSEYGLQLQEKQKLRHMYGVNERQFRKTFEEAGKMPGKHGENFMILLESRLDNLVYRLGLARTRRQARQLVTHGHILVDGNRVNIPSYRVKPGQTIAVREKSRNLQVIKEAVEANNFVPDYLSFDPEKLEGTYTRLPERSELPAEINEALIVEFYSR
- the tyrS gene encoding Tyrosine--tRNA ligase yields the protein MNLLEELQWRGLVNQTTDEDGLRKLLNEEKVTLYCGFDPTADSLHIGHLVTIMTLRRFQQAGHQPIALVGGATGLIGDPSGRKSERTLNAKETVETWSARIKAQLERFLDFEAESNPAKIKNNYDWIGPLDVISFLRDIGKHFSVNYMLAKESVQSRIEMGISFTEFSYMMLQAYDFLNLYETEGCRLQIGGSDQWGNITAGLELIRRTKGEAKAFGLTVPLVTKADGTKFGKTESGAVWLDPEKTSPYEFYQFWINTDDRDVIRYLKYFTFLSKEEIGALEQELREAPEKRAAQRALAEEVTRLVHGEEALRQAIRISEALFSGDIASLTAAEIEQGFKDVPSYVHEGGDVPLVELLVAANISPSKRQAREDIQNGAIYVNGERIQDAGAVLTAEHRLEGRFTVIRRGKKKYHLIRYA